In Rubrivirga marina, the following are encoded in one genomic region:
- a CDS encoding HNH endonuclease — MRRETLTGVTVVVAETDRDRFWSRVDTETTPDGCWPWTGALNAEGRGRFSAAGVRDYAYRWPLVFDGHRFEPGDEIDHLCDNPACVRPEHLELTDHLGNMRAMGERERGPSKLSRRQADEIRARRSAADRPTQRELAAEYGVDRSTVSLIEAGKIWGW, encoded by the coding sequence GTGCGACGCGAGACCCTCACCGGCGTGACCGTCGTCGTGGCGGAGACCGACCGGGACCGGTTCTGGTCCCGGGTCGACACGGAGACGACGCCCGACGGGTGCTGGCCGTGGACCGGCGCGCTCAACGCCGAGGGGCGGGGCCGCTTCTCCGCGGCGGGCGTCCGCGACTACGCCTACCGCTGGCCGCTCGTCTTCGACGGCCACCGGTTCGAGCCGGGCGACGAGATCGACCACCTCTGCGACAACCCGGCGTGCGTGCGGCCCGAGCACCTAGAGCTCACCGACCACTTGGGCAACATGCGGGCGATGGGGGAGAGGGAGCGCGGGCCGAGCAAGCTGTCCCGTCGGCAGGCGGACGAGATCCGGGCGCGCCGGTCCGCGGCCGACCGGCCCACGCAGCGCGAACTCGCGGCGGAGTACGGCGTCGACCGGTCGACCGTCTCGCTCATCGAGGCCGGGAAGATCTGGGGCTGGTAG